The Blastomonas sp. SL216 DNA window AAGGCGAAATTCGCATTGAACGCGGCCTCGTCCGGGCATTCCAGATGATCGTAGAAAATGCCGCCGACACCGCGATGAACGCCGCGATGCGGGATGTAGAAATAATCGTCGGCCCAGGCCTTGAACCTGGCATGATAGTCCGGATTGTGCGCATCGCACGCCGCCTGCATCCGGGCGTGAAAATCATCCGTATCTTGCGCGTAAGGCAGCGGCGGGTTGAGATCTGCTCCACCGCCGAACCATGCCTTGGTGGTCATGAGAAAACGGGTGTTCATATGCACCGCAGGCACGTGCGGATTCGACATATGGGCGACCAGGCTTATTCCGGTCGCAAAGAAGCGCGGGTCATCGCCCGCGCCATGGATCGATTTGGCGAATTCCTCGCTGAATCGGCCCTCGACGGTCGATACGTTGACGCCCGCCTTTTCGAAGACCTTGCCCTTGATCAGGCCGCGCACGCCGCCGCCGCCGGGCGATCCGTCCGCCTCGGTCCGGTCCCACGGGCTGTAGTCAAAGCTCGCATCGCTGCCGGCTTCCCGCTCGATCGCGGTGAATTCGGCGCAGATCGCATCGCGCAGGCTTTCAAACCAGGCGCGGGCCGCCAGCTTCTGTTCAGTCCAATCGGTCATCGCGCTCCCCTTGCCGGTGATGGACGTTCATGCCTCACCCAGTTTCCGTGTCTGCCGCAGCGCTTCGCCAAGCGCAATCCCGGTGGCGACCGATATGTTCAGCGATCGGACACCTGCGGTCATCGGAATGGTCGTCTGCAGGTCGCAGGCATCGCGGACATGGTCCGGAACGCCGGCGCTTTCCGACCCCATCAACAAAATGTCGTTGTCCTGAAAGGCGGTGCGATAGACACTGTCGCTCGCCTTGCTGCTCATCAGCACCAGCCGCGCGCCGTGTTCGCGGACGAACGCCTGAAAGCTCGGCCAATCGGCATGACGGCGCATTTCGGCGAGCGGGCCATAGTCCATCGCCGCGCGTTTCAGCCGCTTGTCGTCGAACACGAAGCCGCACGGCTCGATGATTTCCACCGGCACGGCCATGCACGCGGCAAGCCGCAGGATTGCTCCGACATTCCCGGCAATTTCAGGTTGGTAAAGGGCGATGCGCATCGCCCCTTCATAGCGCGGACGGCGCGGCTGTCACCTGCTCTGCTCGGTCCGGCGCAGGCACGGCACGGCATATCGGCGCAAAATCGGCGGAATGATGCCGCAGCGCGCCAATTTCCCTGTTGGCAAGATGACGATTTTGCGTCTATCAGGCCCGCAATCATGCGGACGGGCCAGGGGCAAAGCCGTGCCATGCCGCTTCCTATATCGATAAAAAACGTATCCTTTTCAATAACTTGAGGGTCAGGTTAGCGACATGGCAGAACAAGTCACGATGAATCAGGATGGCAGTGCCGCCGTCGAATCCGACGGTGTACGCCGCCGCGACTTCATCAACATCGCCGCCGTCAGCTTTGCTGGCGTGGGTGGTGCATCGGTGCTCATCCCGCTCATCACGCAGATGGCACCCAGCAAGGATGTGCTGGCTCAGGCTTCGACCGAGGTCGATGTTGCGGCCGTGCAACCGGGCCAGGCGATCAAGACCGTGTGGCGAAAACAGCCCATGTTCATCCGCAACCTGACGCCGGAAGAGATTGCCGCTGCGGACAAGGTGCCTGTGGACAGCCTGCGCGATCCGCAGTCGCTGGCCGACCGCACCCTGCCCGGCAAGACCAACTGGCTGGTGACGCTGGGCGTCTGCACGCATCTGGGTTGCGTGCCGCTGGGCGCTGCTGCGGGTGAAGTGAAGGGCGAGTTTGGCGGCTATTTCTGCCCGTGCCACGGCTCGCATTACGATACGGCCGCGCGCATCCGCAAGGGTCCCGCGCCCAAGAACCTTGAAGTGCCGGAATATGAATTCCTGTCAGACACTGTCATCAAGATCGGTTGAGGAGCATAAGATATGAGCTTTTCCTGGGCCAAGCACTACGAACCCAAGTCCGATCTGACCAAATGGCTGGATGAGCGCCTGCCGCTTCCCCGTCTGGTCTATGGTGCGATCGGCGCCGGCTATCCCGTGCCGCGCAACCTGAACTATTTCTGGAACTTCGGCGTGCTCGCCGGTTTCGCGCTGGTCATCCAGATCGTCACCGGCATCATCATGGCGATGCACTATGCGCCCAACGCGCTGGTCGCCTTCGATTCCACCGAACACATCATGCGCGACGTGAACTGGGGCTGGATGCTGCGCTATGCGCATGCCAACGGTGCCAGCTTCTTCTTCATCGTCGTCTATATCCACATCTTCCGCGGCCTTTATTTCAGCTCCTACAAGGCCCCGCGCGAAATGATCTGGCTGCTTGGCCTGGTCATCTTCCTGCTGATGATGGCGACCGCCTTCATGGGCTATGTGCTGCCCTGGGGTCAGATGAGCTTCTGGGGTGCCAAGGTGATCACCGGCCTGTTCGGCGCCATTCCGCTGGTCGGCGAGCCGATCCAGACCTGGCTGCTGGGTGGCTTTGCGCCGGATAACGCCGCGCTGAACCGCTTCTTCTCGCTGCACTATCTGCTGCCGTTCGTGATTGCCGGTGTTGTCATCCTGCACATCTGGGCGCTGCACATTCCGGGTTCGTCGAACCCGACCGGCGTGGAAGTGAAGTCGGAATCGGACACCGTGCCGTTCCACCCCTATTACACCGCCAAGGACGGCTTCGGCCTGGGCGTGTTCCTGATCCTCTATTGCGCCATGCTGTTCTTCGCGCCGAACTTCCTGGGCCACCCGGACAACTACATCCCGGCCAACCCGCTTTCGACGCCGGCGCATATCGTGCCCGAATGGTATTTCTGGCCGTTCTACGCGATCCTTCGCGCCTTCACCTTCGACTTCTTCATCGTGCCTGCCAAGCTGCTCGGCGTGCTGGCGATGTTCGCATCGATCCTGCTGCTGTTCTTCCTGCCCTGGCTCGATCGTTCTCCTGTCCGTTCGGGCAACTATCGTCCGCTGTTCCGCACCTTCTTCATCATCCTGGTGATCGATGTCCTGGTGCTGGGCTATCTGGGCGGTGCGCCGGCTGAAGAACCCTATGTGATGCTCAGCCAGCTGGCTTCGGCTTATTATTTCGCTCACTTCCTGATCATCCTGCCGATCATCTCGAAGATCGAAAAGCCCAAGCCGCTGCCCTTCTCGATCACCGAGGCGGTGCTCGGCAAGGACAGCCATGGTGCGGCAGGCGGCCCCGTGCTGCAGCCTGCCGAATAAGCCCAGACGCTAAAAGGAAAGTCATTCGACATGATTCGCATTGGTGCATTTTTGGTCGGGCTGTTCTTCAGCGGCTGGCTGCTTGTCTCCTTCGGTGTCGGTGCGGCCGCCTATATCAGCGAGCCGCCCCAGCCGACGGCAGAGCATGAATTCCACCTGCATCCCAAGAAGCTGTCGCTGAGCAGCGACGGCCCGATGGGCAAGTTCGACCGCCAGCAGCTGCAGCGCGGTTTCCAGGTGTACAAGGAAGTGTGCTCGGCCTGTCACTCCATGCGCCTTGTCGCGTTCCGCAACCTGTCGGAACTCGGCTATAGCGAGGACGAAGTGAAGGCGATTGCCGCCAACTGGAACGCCAAGGCTCCGTCGATCGATCCTGCCACGGGTGAAGCCAGCACGCGCAACCCGATCCCGCAGGATTTCATCCCGTCGCCGTTCCCGAACGAAACCGCTGCCCGCGCTGCCAACAATAACGCGCTGCCGCCTGATCTTTCGCTGATCACCAAGGCGCGTCACGGCGGTGCCGCCTATATCTACTCGCTGCTGACCGGCTATCAGGAGCCACCGGCGGAACTCGCCAAGAAGTTCCCCGACGCGATGCCGGGACCGGGCCTCAACTATAACCCCTATTTCGCGAACCTGAACATCGCGATGGCCAACCCGCTGGGCAGCGACGACATCGTCACCTATTCGGATGGCACCAAGGCCACCCGCGAACAGATGGCCAAGGACGTTGCCGCGTTCCTGGTGTGGACCGCAGAGCCCACGCTGGAAAAGCGCCACCAGACCGGCTGGGCCGTGCTGATCTTCCTGATCATCGCGACGGGCCTGGGCTATATGGCCTATCGCAACGTCTGGGCGGGCGTGAAGCACTGAGCTTCAAACGCTTCGCAGCACTGACAACCGATCCGGCCCGGAAGTGCGAACTTACGGGCCGGATTGCGTTTGGGGGACGCGAGCCGCGCGCGATTACCCCTCTCGCCCACGAGAGAGAGGGTTGCGCAGCCTTATGAGCGAAGCGAATTAGGCGAAGCTGGGAGAGGGGGTGATGCACCCACGCTGGCCGTAGCGCGGGGCCTTCGACAGGCTCAGGCTGAGCGGAGCTGGGGCCGCTTTGGAGCTTATCTGGAAAAAACTGCCATTCTACTTGCGACCCCTTTGTGGTCATTGCAGCCTGCGTTAAGATCATTGCCATGAGACGCATTCACGCAGGCATCCTTGTCCTCGTAAGTGGCTTACTTGGGTGCCAGTCGGCCACGCCTAGCGCGGAAACAACGCAGCAGGTTGTGGAGGAATCGCAAGCACAGAGCGTTTTTGGTGCAAAACCCAACTGGCTGAGGTTCACCGATAAGCCAGAGCTCTTCGATCGGGTGCGCGACCAAGCCTATAGCTATTGTCTATCAGGCGGACGGATCGATATGGAATGTGCCTCAAAGCAGGACGAAGCAGTTGAGGCGTCTGTGCTTGCGATACAGGTTGCTTCCGCTCAGGCGGAGATGACGAACAAGGACGCCCTAGGCACCAAAGAGAGATGGGTCGCCATGAACCCGGATATTGCGCTGCGTGTGGAGAAGGAATGCTGGTCACTCTACGAGGAGCATGGGGCAGCAGACGCCCGAATCCTGGCGGTATGTCTTGGCAATCTGACAGACTA harbors:
- the hemF gene encoding oxygen-dependent coproporphyrinogen oxidase, with the translated sequence MTDWTEQKLAARAWFESLRDAICAEFTAIEREAGSDASFDYSPWDRTEADGSPGGGGVRGLIKGKVFEKAGVNVSTVEGRFSEEFAKSIHGAGDDPRFFATGISLVAHMSNPHVPAVHMNTRFLMTTKAWFGGGADLNPPLPYAQDTDDFHARMQAACDAHNPDYHARFKAWADDYFYIPHRGVHRGVGGIFYDHLECPDEAAFNANFAFTQDVGRAFLDIFPALVRRRMAQEFSPAEKHQQLVWRGRYAEFNLIHDRGTLFGLKTGGNIDAILMSLPPEAVWE
- a CDS encoding tRNA (cytidine(34)-2'-O)-methyltransferase, which gives rise to MRIALYQPEIAGNVGAILRLAACMAVPVEIIEPCGFVFDDKRLKRAAMDYGPLAEMRRHADWPSFQAFVREHGARLVLMSSKASDSVYRTAFQDNDILLMGSESAGVPDHVRDACDLQTTIPMTAGVRSLNISVATGIALGEALRQTRKLGEA
- the petA gene encoding ubiquinol-cytochrome c reductase iron-sulfur subunit; the protein is MAEQVTMNQDGSAAVESDGVRRRDFINIAAVSFAGVGGASVLIPLITQMAPSKDVLAQASTEVDVAAVQPGQAIKTVWRKQPMFIRNLTPEEIAAADKVPVDSLRDPQSLADRTLPGKTNWLVTLGVCTHLGCVPLGAAAGEVKGEFGGYFCPCHGSHYDTAARIRKGPAPKNLEVPEYEFLSDTVIKIG
- a CDS encoding cytochrome b/b6, with product MSFSWAKHYEPKSDLTKWLDERLPLPRLVYGAIGAGYPVPRNLNYFWNFGVLAGFALVIQIVTGIIMAMHYAPNALVAFDSTEHIMRDVNWGWMLRYAHANGASFFFIVVYIHIFRGLYFSSYKAPREMIWLLGLVIFLLMMATAFMGYVLPWGQMSFWGAKVITGLFGAIPLVGEPIQTWLLGGFAPDNAALNRFFSLHYLLPFVIAGVVILHIWALHIPGSSNPTGVEVKSESDTVPFHPYYTAKDGFGLGVFLILYCAMLFFAPNFLGHPDNYIPANPLSTPAHIVPEWYFWPFYAILRAFTFDFFIVPAKLLGVLAMFASILLLFFLPWLDRSPVRSGNYRPLFRTFFIILVIDVLVLGYLGGAPAEEPYVMLSQLASAYYFAHFLIILPIISKIEKPKPLPFSITEAVLGKDSHGAAGGPVLQPAE
- a CDS encoding cytochrome c1 codes for the protein MIRIGAFLVGLFFSGWLLVSFGVGAAAYISEPPQPTAEHEFHLHPKKLSLSSDGPMGKFDRQQLQRGFQVYKEVCSACHSMRLVAFRNLSELGYSEDEVKAIAANWNAKAPSIDPATGEASTRNPIPQDFIPSPFPNETAARAANNNALPPDLSLITKARHGGAAYIYSLLTGYQEPPAELAKKFPDAMPGPGLNYNPYFANLNIAMANPLGSDDIVTYSDGTKATREQMAKDVAAFLVWTAEPTLEKRHQTGWAVLIFLIIATGLGYMAYRNVWAGVKH